The Argentina anserina chromosome 3, drPotAnse1.1, whole genome shotgun sequence genome includes a region encoding these proteins:
- the LOC126785656 gene encoding uncharacterized protein LOC126785656 has translation MEPISSSSSSSSRVRVSAHSKTHDSFFTPLLLFFFFIATTPTAHSTLPSDFHSLYTHHCNNLVPIPHTHHSKPLHADLGTGYFTGGDTLFSQTPDRTALNFHQQISFQAHYAGSILSGYLVLITSRSPPEGPQHCREFQLQGHYSDTREKLCMVGTVSPIDVPGSSSESANVVVLKLSYPKNMSIFDILVTGTLESVSGYFEPISILGLSQKSGYRPTFIGKGRMNGSLVRYERGESLGRDSLPLEKRGKSSRSVCKVLGGGVTLEKYELEYESGYGSPVGGDVGYVPTFLVAGRTRCGDGKMQMLLGFLNSSDNGGYSFPFEPRTTLIAEGEWIEKENRVLGVACRILNFTDSLTNAVVGDCSTRLSIRFPARLSLRNRSTIVGQIWSNRTVNDSGYFGKIGFHHSVSVRFRGGVLGYKYEFTEYDTVRKMCDVKKTSRGNGNKYPDEHSEEMRLGMAVRNKTLRSGWVNVFPLFVDGDQSRARIWDKSPSTVVNMSYVLINYGPNFFDKGSTTIVSAEGLYYRDHGYLCMKACRHVLSKNQELMEKDTLDCAININLQFPPLDARETRTVNGSIESTRTKSDPLYFEPKELYSFTITERQAAKSISRMDLENLMVLISNTLACVFVGWQLYYVKKHPDVLPFISIVMVVVLILGHMIPLVSNFQAMFVPNHSSWQDKFLVTGEWLKVSEVIVSAMMFVAFLLQLWLLRLTWSSRQGDRSQELLRDCEMKVVCATLPLYIAGALISCFAHQWIHSHHISFRPLRGHSRFHQRYSLWDNLKPYSGLVLDGFLLPQLLFNLFFNSGEKSLSCTFYIGSTIIRLLPHAYDLYRARTSPGIFTFFCYYAKSTSDFYSTAWNIIIPCGCLLFAAIVFLQQRFGGRCILPKRFRQTSGSYEKVSVISSV, from the coding sequence ATGGAacccatttcttcttcttcttcatcctcatctagggttagggtttccgCTCATTCAAAGACCCATGATTCCTTCTTTACTCcactcctcctcttcttcttcttcatcgccACGACCCCCACAGCCCATTCAACCCTCCCCTCCGATTTCCACTCCTTATACACCCACCACTGCAACAACCTCGTTCCCATTCCCCACACCCACCACTCAAAACCTCTTCACGCCGACCTCGGCACTGGCTACTTCACCGGCGGCGACACTCTTTTCTCTCAAACGCCCGACAGAACCGCCTTGAATTTCCACCAACAGATCAGCTTTCAAGCCCATTACGCCGGCTCAATCCTCAGCGGCTACTTGGTTCTCATAACCAGCAGATCCCCTCCAGAAGGACCACAACACTGTCGGGAGTTTCAGCTTCAAGGACACTATTCAGATACACGTGAAAAGCTTTGCATGGTTGGAACTGTTTCGCCCATTGATGTTCCAGGTAGTAGTTCTGAGTCTGCAAATGTTGTTGTTCTGAAGCTTAGTTATCCGAAAAACATGAGCATTTTCGATATTTTGGTGACTGGGACTTTGGAGTCTGTGTCTGGTTATTTTGAACCTATTTCGATACTTGGTCTATCTCAGAAGTCTGGTTATCGGCCCACGTTCATTGGGAAGGGTCGGATGAATGGCTCTTTGGTTCGTTATGAGAGAGGGGAGAGTTTAGGTAGGGATAGTTTACCTCTAGAGAAAAGGGGTAAATCGAGTCGCAGTGTATGTAAGGTGCTTGGTGGTGGTGTTACACTAGAAAAGTATGAATTGGAATATGAGAGTGGCTATGGCAGTCCTGTTGGGGGAGATGTTGGATATGTACCTACATTCCTTGTTGCGGGTAGGACTCGGTGTGGAGATGGGAAGATGCAGATGTTGTTGGGGTTCCTCAACTCGAGCGATAATGGAGGGTATAGTTTTCCCTTTGAACCTAGGACAACTTTGATTGCTGAGGGGGAATGGATCGAGAAGGAGAATCGTGTGTTAGGTGTTGCATGCCGGATTTTGAATTTTACGGATTCATTGACTAATGCTGTTGTCGGAGATTGTTCGACTAGACTCAGCATTAGGTTCCCTGCACGGTTGTCTTTAAGAAATAGGTCTACTATTGTGGGGCAAATTTGGAGCAACAGGACAGTGAATGACTCTGGTTACTTTGGTAAAATTGGGTTTCATCACAGTGTGTCGGTACGGTTTAGAGGAGGAGTCTTAGGCTATAAATATGAATTCACCGAGTATGACACCGTGAGGAAAATGTGTGATGTAAAGAAAACCAGTAGAGGAAATGGAAACAAATACCCTGATGAGCATTCAGAGGAAATGAGACTTGGAATGGCGGTGAGAAACAAAACGTTGAGGTCTGGATGGGTTAATGTATTCCCATTGTTTGTGGATGGTGATCAAAGTCGTGCCAGGATTTGGGATAAAAGCCCTAGTACTGTGGTGAATATGAGCTATGTTTTAATCAATTATGGACCCAATTTTTTTGATAAGGGTTCCACAACAATAGTATCTGCTGAAGGCCTATATTATAGAGATCACGGTTATCTATGTATGAAAGCATGTAGGCATGTATTGTCAAAAAATCAAGAACTGATGGAAAAGGATACGCTAGACTGTGCTATTAATATTAATCTCCAGTTTCCTCCGTTGGATGCTAGGGAAACAAGAACTGTCAATGGAAGTATTGAAAGCACAAGGACAAAGTCAGACCCTCTTTATTTTGAGCCTAAGGAGTTATACTCGTTTACCATTACAGAAAGGCAAGCTGCAAAGTCCATTTCAAGAATGGACTTGGAGAATCTTATGGTTCTGATTTCCAACACCCTTGCATGTGTCTTTGTAGGATGGCAGCTCTATTATGTCAAGAAACACCCTGATGTACTCCCCTTCATCTCTATTGTGATGGTTGTTGTTCTCATTCTGGGACACATGATTCCTCTTGTGTCCAACTTTCAAGCAATGTTTGTGCCAAACCACAGTAGTTGGCAGGATAAGTTTCTCGTGACTGGTGAATGGCTTAAGGTGAGTGAAGTAATTGTTAGTGCGATGATGTTTGTTGCTTTCCTGCTGCAGCTATGGCTTCTCCGGCTGACTTGGTCCTCAAGACAAGGTGACAGAAGTCAGGAGCTCTTGAGGGACTGTGAGATGAAGGTTGTTTGTGCAACTTTACCACTATACATAGCTGGTGCATTGATTTCTTGTTTTGCACACCAGTGGATCCATAGTCATCACATCTCATTCAGGCCATTACGGGGCCATTCGCGTTTTCATCAGCGATACTCTCTCTGGGATAACCTTAAGCCTTACAGTGGCTTAGTCCTGGATGGTTTCCTGCTTCCGCAGCTATTATTCAACTTGTTCTTCAATTCAGGAGAAAAATCTCTCTCCTGTACATTTTATATCGGGTCGACCATTATCCGTCTGCTGCCGCACGCATATGATCTTTACAGGGCTCGCACATCTCCAGGGATCTTTACTTTCTTTTGCTATTATGCAAAATCGACATCAGACTTTTACTCTACTGCCTGGAACATCATCATCCCTTGTGGTTGTCTGCTGTTTGCTGCCATTGTTTTCTTGCAGCAGAGGTTTGGTGGCCGTTGCATTCTTCCCAAAAGATTTAGACAGACTTCTGGTTCATATGAGAAAGTCTCTGTCATCAGCAGTGTTTAA